The Oryza sativa Japonica Group chromosome 11, ASM3414082v1 DNA window TTGGTAGACGTTCTTGTcagattatttttattattattgtcgTTCTTAtcggattattattattattattattattattattattattattattattattattattattattattattattactactgTTTCTGCTATTGTTATTGGTTCGCCTGAAAATTGGTGtgtctttttttaatttattattaaaaggtGCAACTTTGTATGTATCGCTACATGCTGTGTTCTTCAATTCTGTTCCATTGTTTATCTGAGCTCTGTTTGTCCAATCCTGGAATTCCTTCATTGAGTGTTTCCTTGCGTTTTTGAGATGCATTCTTTAAGACGTCACTGTACAACTCAAGCTAGGAATATACTGATTTGAGTGTAATTAATCTGCCTCTCTATCaatagaagaggaaaaaaataataatctttTGCTGCTATTTACTTCACAATTTATGCTCATATTTCTCAGAAAAAGGCAGTAGTAGTGGAATACAAGTTGAGATATTCTTCTCACCTGTCACTtcaagattgattttttttaaccttcTAATTTAGCAGCTAGTAACGACTTCTTGCTTGACTGCCTTTTCATGACCAGATATCATTGGCAAAGGCAGCCTGCACATTTGCCTTGAAGGGGTTGAAGAATTGGATGAAACCTGAGAAGgtagtactactatttcttttgCATGTTCAGTCTCCAGTACTATCCATTAAAAGTTTATTCTTTTGTTGATCAGATGCTAATCATGCTAACCCTCATAAATGATGATCAGGTACCTGCCGCCCTCACTACATTCCCATCAACTGCACAAATTGTGTCAGAGCCTCTTGGTGTCGTCCTAGTCATCTCAGCATGGAACTACCCTTTCTGTAAGTTAAATGGTGCATTCATGTTTCATACTCGTAATTGCATAAACACCGTTATTCCATAGAGTAATGCTATTGAGTAGGGATTAATTGCAATTTTTGGTGAAGGTTGGAAGATATTGTTTCTATGGATTAGTTTGTTGCATGATGTCCAAAGTTTGTGTCATGCTTTTTATGTGCTTGAGGATTGGTTGCATTCATAGTTGGTATCTTTCCTTTTCATTGGTACTATTCTTTTTCAATATTACTCCTTTCCATTGCAATTAACTATATGAGTCCTTAAAAAAACCCCACTATCTGTAACAGTTCTCCAGTTCTTCAATATCTGAGCATTAGTTTCAGCACTACTTGAAAAATGGGGATCCTCTTATAAATATTCTCCTTTTTCTGTGCACCAAACACAAACTTGAGCTTTCTTTTTTGGTCCTTGAGAAAATGAGAAGGCACCTGCTTTTTTAAGTACTATTAATATGTGGTACTACCTATTGGCATCTCTACATTATGAAGGTTCTGTGCGGTACCGCAAATTAACACTAGAAAGGTATCTCCTGTCTTGGTGTAATGAATAACATTTTTGGCCTGCTTGCAGACCTTCGAAAATTTAAGACAAGTTCCCAACCCCCACACCACCACCAAAGGCGGTCCTCACTGGTTCGAATTTCTAATCACCTCACATTTTTCTTTTGTAGTGCTCTCCATCGACCCAGTCATAGGAGCAATTGCTGCTGGGAATGCCGTTGTGCTGAAGCCATCAGAAATTGCACCAGCCACCTCAGCATTGTTCGCCAAGCTGCTACCTGAATACGTTGATAGCTCTTGCATAAAAGTGGTGGAGGGAGGCGTTCCAGAAACAACCGCACTCTTAGAACAAAAGTGGGATAAGATCTTCTACACAGGTTAACTTCTTATCTTGCATAGTTTTCCAGTAtgctaatgatttttttttttttttgctttagcTGCTGGGTACTTCACTAAATTATTCATCCATTCTGTTTTGCTGTTAAGACGCTAAAGTGTAGATATTCCTTTGAAACTGCAGGTAGCGGAAATGTGGGCCGCATAGTGATGGCAGCAGCTGCAAAGCATCTTACCCCTGTGGCTCTAGAGCTTGGTGGAAAATGCCCTGCAATTGTTGATTCTAATACTGATCTTCATGTAAACATCTGCTCCTGAACTGTCAAGTCTTTAGATAGTTACATATAGAAACACTCTTGTTTCTCAAGATCTCCTAACATTTTTCTTCTCCATGTAGGTTACCATGAAGAGGCTAGCTGTTGGCAAGTGGGGATGTAACAACGGGCAGGCATGCATTGCTCCAGACTACGTTATAACAACAAAATCATTTGCTCCAGAGCTGGTAAAGAATACCATGCACATTAGACCTAAAGAAGTTATAGAGCTAATTAAAGTCCTATTTGCTTAGCCATGAAGCTTTCCTTTTTGTAGGTTGACTCTTTAAAAAGAGTTTTGAAAAGGTTCTATGGGGAGGATCCTTTGCAATCAGAAGACTTGTCCCGTATTGTGAATTCTAACCATTTCCGTAGATTGACAAATTTGATAGAGGATAAGAAAGTCGCCCAAAAGATTGTATATGGTGGCCAAACAGATGAGAAGCAACTGTAAGAATTTAATTTGAAATCTGACATTACTGTTGGGCTACTAGCAAAAGGAGTTTGATTGATCTTTAACACTTTGTTTCCATACATTGCAGAAAAATAGCTCCTACTGTGTTGTTAGATGTTCCTCTTGATACAACACTCATGGCAGAGGAAATTTTTGGTCCCTTACTTCCCATTGTAACAGTAAGTGGTTTTTCTCGGCCTTTGTCATGTTTCTCTTATAATTAATATCGCGTTACCTCTTAAAATTCTCTTAGAACCATATAAAACAGAAGGTTGAAACACATATACATGAACATAATTTCCCAAATTAAAGTGAGAAGTGGTACAATTCCATTAAAAAATGGTATTTTCCAGGTTGGTTCTAGTGGCAAAATTAGAGCTATACTTCTAAGATCTTTGTGTAGTTTCATCATGCCATAATTTTATCTCGCCAAGTCAACATATGTTGGCTTTGCTGGTACAATCTTAGTATCTGATTCTGTTTGGACTGGTTCCTAGGTTGACAAGATTGAAGATAGCATCCAGTTCATCAACTCAAGGACCAAGCCACTTGCAGCCTATCTTTTCACCAAGGACAAGAAACTGCAAGAGGAATTTGTGTCCAATGTCCCAGCAGGAGGAATGCTTGTAAATGATGTTGCCCTGCATGTAAGTAGTCCTCCTCCCTGAAACCCTGAACTGAAAGTAACAACATTTGCTCACAGCATGCTGATCTGATTGATTTTCATCTGCTTTCCACCACAGCTCGCCAATCCGCACCTGCCATTTGGCGGAGTCGGCGACAGCGGGATCGGCTCCTACCATGGCAAATTCAGCTTCGATTGTTTCACCCACAAGAAGGCCGTCCTGATCCGCGGCTTCGGAGGGGAGGCAACTGCTAGGTACCCACCTTACACGATTGAGAAGCAGAAGATCCTGAGAGGACTGATAAACGGCAGCTTCTTTGCACTGATTCTTGCCCTCCTGGGCTTCCCCAAAGAGAGGCGTTAGAAAACTTTCAGTAGTTTCAGTACAGTACTTGTGCATTTGAGTGAGTGCAGGCCATGCTGTCAATGGAAGCCATTTCCTGCATGTTGTTTTACACAGGTGTACATTATATTTGTCGGATTTTCTTGTGTAACTTATTGAAAATTCTACTACACAGGGTTACATAAATAAACATGATTTGTCAGTAATTCTGTGCCCAGAAGGGCAAGGATGCCTTGTATTGAGCATTCCTGAAGGAATGAATTTGTTCAATGCCATTGCACTTCACCCCTCTTCTCCCTCTGACTTGAATGCCATTCTTCTGAATGAATTTCCGCTTACCAAAAGGGATATGTGGACAACTTCTCCCTCAGAATCTTCTAGAATTTGCTCCATCTTTTGCTTTTCGGCTGATAAGCCgcaatcaaaatttaaattttaaaacttaacttTATAGTTGATTTTTACTTTTTTATCGTAATTTATCTGTTACATTAGTCTTTAATAAGTCGTTTAAGAACACATGTATAAGTTTTACccacaaattattatttttcgcTGATAAACGTTATGTCAATATTATAATCAGTTGTATACTTGTATTCCATCTCAACCCAATCCTCCGTATGATTTAAACGTCTCCACTCAAGTGTCAAAGTGCATTAATCttccatttgaaaaaaaaacccattaaTCTTAAACAAATATAGACTTtcagttctctttttttttacttttctacACAAATTCTGAAATAGACTTGAAAAGAGACATGAAAGCATGAAGAAGACATTGAGAaagttctctctcttttttcctttctttcaacAATTCAACACAACACACTAccctgtctttttttttgtgccTTTTCTTTCCCTCTGATTTGGCTGCATCTGCATGCTGCTGCAAGAGAAGCGGGGAGTGTCCTGTGTGCGGTCTCCTCCTCACTCCCCCGCTTAATCCTCTCTTCCTTCCATCCAAACTTGCCACCTATGGCGCCCTTAAAAAACACTCATCCAATTCACACCACACTTTCTTCTGAACAAACAAGATCAATCGATACCCAATGGAGATGGATGGCTGCTTGCTGTCACCAGAGGACACCCCTTGATTAACAACACTCCATCTCCCTCAGGTTTGCATCTTGGTCTCTGTTTAAATTTGATGCACATTTTGCAAAATGGATTGGCCACTGGAATTTGTATGGCTTCAgaactttttatatttatttggaATCGAGTGATTTTACAGTCCTTAAAGGATACCGGGAGTtaccatattttctagtgtaCTAACAATTTTGGTGCACCATAAAATTTCTCTTTTTGGACTTAGTTTGAATGTAGTATtgatttttccttctttttttttgttatttgaaTCTGCAGAGAAGAAGAAATTCTGAATTTTgaacaagcatatatatatatatatatttgcagagaaagagagaagagatagCTGCATTGCATGAGCTGAAGGGAAGAATGGCGCTGTTTGATCGGAATCAGAAGCAGCGGTCGTCGCTGTGCTCGACGGCGACCGTCGTCGTGTTCGTGGCGCTCTGCCTCGTCGGCCTCTGGATGATCTCCTCGCCGGAGAccatcccggcggcggcggccaacgtCAGCAAGAAGCccgacgtcgtcgccgtcaagG harbors:
- the LOC4349966 gene encoding aldehyde dehydrogenase family 3 member H1 — its product is MAEEEVAAVVGELRGSFRSGRTRAAEWRAAQLRGIVRMVEEREGDISDALHSDLAKPRMESYLHEISLAKAACTFALKGLKNWMKPEKVPAALTTFPSTAQIVSEPLGVVLVISAWNYPFLLSIDPVIGAIAAGNAVVLKPSEIAPATSALFAKLLPEYVDSSCIKVVEGGVPETTALLEQKWDKIFYTGSGNVGRIVMAAAAKHLTPVALELGGKCPAIVDSNTDLHVTMKRLAVGKWGCNNGQACIAPDYVITTKSFAPELVDSLKRVLKRFYGEDPLQSEDLSRIVNSNHFRRLTNLIEDKKVAQKIVYGGQTDEKQLKIAPTVLLDVPLDTTLMAEEIFGPLLPIVTVDKIEDSIQFINSRTKPLAAYLFTKDKKLQEEFVSNVPAGGMLVNDVALHLANPHLPFGGVGDSGIGSYHGKFSFDCFTHKKAVLIRGFGGEATARYPPYTIEKQKILRGLINGSFFALILALLGFPKERR